A stretch of the Musa acuminata AAA Group cultivar baxijiao chromosome BXJ2-7, Cavendish_Baxijiao_AAA, whole genome shotgun sequence genome encodes the following:
- the LOC103990661 gene encoding uncharacterized protein LOC103990661 gives MEAFNCFVRFKEPPNLFFSRDDTVSASKNAGVSKPTSIRAANSVSSVGKSTRVSKTFHGKPKFAAISISPRKSRIGAGLAADAERVRIREELRRETEETLEWGSVCSQVSAFVSTSVGRALCRSGNLPVGRDREESEKLLDQTAAALLLPRPLDFSGIDDVSEIVRAAVAGELLGIRELCAIERSLQSARRVFEQLEKISVDESSDRYTSLLEILQDCDFLVELANQIAFCIDGKLSIVLDQASMKLESIRMERRKNMEKLESFLKEVSMKVFQSGGIDSPLVTKRRSRMCVGIKASHKSLLPEGIVLSSSSSGATYFIEPRDAIELNNMEVRLFNDEKAEELAILGVLTSEIAHAETKITYLMEKILELDLAVARGAYALWNGGVRPYLIQDYERFKSIITGDTLSVDIESIQHPLLLEPSLRHLPSVLEKGGGSSILFDRRNLSIDSEEFLEVEPPVPVDFKIENSTKVVVISGPNTGGKTATMKTLGLASIMSKAGMFLSARDQPKLPWFDQILADIGDHQSLEHNLSTFSGHISRICKITEVASENSLVLIDEIGSGTDPSEGVALSTSILQYLADHANLSVVTTHYADLSRLKSGDSRFENAAMEFCLETLQPTFRILWGSTGNSNALSIAKSIGFDQKMLDRAEEWVKKLEPDRERERQGSLYQSLLEERNLLEAQANEAALVLEEVKKLHSEIQSEAEDIEKRVAALKAKESHLVQQELKIVKSKMDSIIQDFESRIQSATLDQFSSIMRESETAIASIVAAHSPKDDMSYVSTESGSSYLPQIGDQVYVTGLGDKVATVVAAPAEDGTTTVQYGKIKVRVKRNDMRLVQSSSGRHNSALRPRGQIRRWNRGPAMEANKDEEAAFGPAVRTSKNTVDLRGKRVEEASHRLQMAILGCKSRGVLFIVHGTGTGAVKECVLEVLRNHPRVAKFEEESPMNYGCTVAYIK, from the exons ATGGAAGCTTTCAATTGCTTCGTTCGCTTCAAGGAACCCCCAAATCTCTTCTTCTCTCGCGATGACACCGTCTCCGCGTCCAAGAATGCTGGGGTTTCCAAGCCCACATCGATCCGTGCTGCGAACTCTGTCAGCTCTGTCGGAAAGAGCACTAGGGTTTCGAAGACCTTCCATGGGAAACCGAAGTTCGCCGCGATTTCAATTAGCCCCAGGAAGAGTAGGATCGGAGCCGGTCTTGCTGCTGATGCCGAGAGGGTTAGGATTCGCGAGGAGCTCCGGAGGGAAACGGAGGAAACCTTGGAGTGGGGCTCCGTCTGCTCTCAAGTCTCCGCCTTTGTTTCCACGAGCGTGGGCCGCGCCCTTTGCCGGAGCGGGAATCTGCCGGTTGGTCGAGATCGGGAGGAGAGCGAGAAGCTACTGGACCAGACGGCGGCGGCTTTGCTGCTTCCGCGGCCACTAGACTTCTCTGGGATCGATGATGTGTCGGAGATTGTCAGAGCGGCAGTTGCAGGCGAGCTTCTTGGCATCCGGGAGCTCTGTGCCATTGAACGGAGTCTTCAATCGGCAAGAAGGGTTTTTGAGCAATTGGAGAAGATCTCGGTCGATGAGTCTTCTGATAG GTACACTTCTCTTCTGGAGATTCTGCAAGATTGTGATTTTCTGGTAGAATTAGCAAACCAAATAGCATTTTGCATCGATGGTAAACTTTCCATAGTTCTGGATCAAGCTAGCATGAAATTGGAATCCATTAGGATGGAGAGGAGGAAGAACATGGAGAAACTCGAGTCTTTTTTGAAGGAAGTGTCCATGAAGGTTTTCCAGTCTGGGGGCATTGATAGTCCTCTGGTTACAAAGCGACGGTCTAGAATGTGTGTTGGCATTAAGGCTTCACACAAGTCTCTGCTCCCGGAAGGTATTGTTCTTAGTTCTAGTAGCTCTGGAGCAACATACTTTATTGAGCCAAGAGATGCTATTGAACTCAACAACATGGAAGTCAGACTTTTCAATGATGAGAAAGCTGAGGAACTTGCTATTCTGGGTGTATTAACTTCAGAAATCGCACATGCGGAGACAAAAATTACGTATCTAATGGAAAAGATTTTAGAATTGGATCTTGCTGTTGCCAGAGGAGCATATGCCTTGTGGAATGGTGGTGTTCGTCCATACCTCATCCAGGACTATGAAAGGTTCAAATCAATTATAACTGGAGATACATTGTCAGTAGATATAGAAAGCATTCAGCACCCTTTGCTCCTTGAACCTTCCCTTAGACACTTGCCTTCTGTCTTAGAAAAAGGAGGTGGAAGTTCGATATTGTTTGATAGGAGGAATCTGTCGATAGATTCTGAAGAATTTCTTGAAGTAGAACCCCCTGTTCCTGTGGACTTTAAGATAGAAAATTCTACTAAAGTGGTTGTGATATCTGGACCTAATACTGGAGGTAAAACAGCTACTATGAAAACTTTGGGCTTGGCATCTATTATGTCAAAGGCTGGAATGTTTTTATCAGCTAGGGATCAGCCAAAACTGCCATGGTTTGACCAAATTCTTGCAGATATTGGTGATCACCAG TCGTTGGAGCATAACCTGTCTACTTTTAGTGGGCACATATCGCGTATCTGCAAAATCACAGAGGTTGCTTCGGAAAATTCACTCGTCCTGATAGATGAGATTGGTAGTGGTACTGATCCATCAGAAGGTGTGGCTCTCTCAACCAGCATTCTCCAGTACCTTGCCGATCATGCCAACTTATCTGTTGTTACTACCCATTATGCCGACTTGAGCCGCCTGAAATCTGGTGATTCTCGGTTTGAGAATGCTGCAATGGAGTTTTGTTTGGAGACCTTGCAACCCACATTTCGTATTCTATGGGGAAGTACTGGTAACTCAAATGCCTTGAGTATTGCTAAGTCGATTGGCTTTGATCAGAAGATGTTAGATCGTGCAGAAGAATGGGTTAAGAAGTTAGAGCCTGACAGAGAAAGGGAAAGACAAGGTTCACTTTATCAGTCTTTGCTAGAGGAAAGAAACCTGTTAGAGGCTCAAGCAAACGAAGCTGCATTGGTacttgaagaagtgaagaagttgCATTCTGAG ATACAATCTGAGGCTGAAGATATTGAAAAGCGAGTGGCAGCCCTTAAGGCGAAGGAGTCTCATTTGGTACAACAGGAGCTAAAGATTGTTAagtctaagatggattccataaTCCAGGACTTTGAGAGTCGAATTCAAAGTGCAACTCTTGATCAATTTAGTTCAATAATGAGAGAATCTGAGACAGCCATCGCTTCCATTGTTGCAGCGCATTCCCCAAAAGATGATATGTCATATGTGAGCACAGAAAGCGGCAGTTCTTATCTACCACAAATTGGAGATCAAGTATATGTTACAGGGTTAGGAGACAAGGTTGCTACTGTGGTCGCAGCACCAGCAGAAGACGGCACTACCACTGTCCAGTACGGGAAAATAAAGGTGCGCGTGAAAAGAAATGACATGAGATTGGTCCAAAGTAGCTCGGGCAGGCATAATTCTGCTTTGCGACCAAGAGGGCAG ATAAGAAGGTGGAACAGAGGACCTGCAATGGAGGCAAACAAGGATGAGGAGGCTGCCTTCGGGCCAGCTGTGAGGACGTCGAAGAACACAGTCGATTTGCGGGGCAAGCGGGTCGAAGAAGCTTCCCATCGTCTTCAGATGGCCATCTTGGGTTGCAAATCGCGTGGGGTTCTCTTCATCGTCCACGGAACGGGGACCGGAGCTGTGAAGGAGTGTGTCCTTGAGGTACTAAGGAATCACCCTCGAGTGGCCAAGTTCGAAGAAGAAAGCCCGATGAACTATGGATGCACAGTTGCTTACATCAAATAA